A region from the Rufibacter sp. DG15C genome encodes:
- a CDS encoding GNAT family N-acetyltransferase yields the protein MLHYLKHHEIDYAEWDWCLEASPNAIIYGFTWYLDIVAPGWQAIVKKEGEKYLAIMPIPVFQKFGVNIVRQPIFAQQLGVFHAQPLTPAEWQEFGCLLYQNFKVISSYEFNTGNIELVQDGLPNFETASFSTYHLDLKRGYPAIVSGYRKDRRWRINQAKRVGLTARPSTNIDLIIHIFDQHIAQKIYGVIGEAYEYKMLRQLYAAASKRGLVSMHEAVNARQEVVAMIMLFHYNQKLIYIFNSSTPEGKKTNAISFLVDHILQTYADQDLVYDFEAPEVGPISDFYRSFGSEPAYFLSVKANNLPAPLKWIQKLRAKAYQLLRAKPETGN from the coding sequence ATGCTCCACTACCTGAAACACCATGAGATTGACTACGCAGAATGGGACTGGTGCCTGGAGGCCTCGCCCAATGCCATCATCTATGGGTTTACCTGGTACCTGGACATAGTGGCCCCGGGCTGGCAAGCCATCGTGAAAAAGGAAGGTGAGAAGTACCTAGCCATCATGCCCATTCCGGTGTTTCAGAAGTTTGGGGTGAACATAGTGCGTCAGCCTATCTTCGCGCAGCAGTTGGGAGTATTTCATGCGCAGCCGCTCACGCCAGCAGAATGGCAAGAGTTTGGCTGTCTGCTGTACCAGAACTTCAAGGTGATTTCTAGCTATGAGTTCAACACCGGCAACATTGAGCTGGTACAAGACGGCCTGCCCAACTTTGAAACAGCCAGCTTCTCTACCTATCATTTAGACTTGAAGCGAGGGTACCCCGCCATTGTGTCTGGCTATAGAAAAGACCGGCGCTGGCGCATCAACCAGGCCAAACGCGTGGGCCTGACGGCAAGGCCCTCTACCAACATAGACCTCATCATCCATATTTTTGACCAACACATCGCCCAAAAAATTTATGGCGTCATCGGTGAAGCCTATGAATACAAAATGCTTCGGCAACTCTATGCAGCAGCCAGTAAACGCGGCCTAGTCTCTATGCACGAAGCAGTGAATGCGCGGCAAGAAGTGGTGGCCATGATCATGCTCTTCCATTACAACCAGAAGCTCATCTACATCTTCAACTCCTCTACCCCCGAAGGCAAGAAAACCAACGCCATCTCATTTCTGGTAGACCATATTCTGCAGACCTACGCTGACCAAGACTTGGTATATGACTTTGAGGCCCCCGAAGTAGGCCCCATCTCCGACTTTTACAGAAGTTTCGGGTCAGAACCCGCGTATTTCCTGTCCGTGAAAGCTAATAATCTGCCTGCCCCTCTTAAGTGGATTCAGAAACTCAGAGCCAAAGCTTACCAATTGCTCAGGGCTAAACCAGAAACAGGAAATTGA
- a CDS encoding sigma 54-interacting transcriptional regulator, translating to MLYTDIPPAQLLKIKTLGQLKAAGYEPRSVKEELRANLIKKLSSGEDVFPGIYGYEETVIPDLQRAILSRHHINLLGLRGQAKTRIARLMVDLLDEFVPVVAGSELNDDPLQPLSRYALDQIAHHGDETPVGWLPRAERYTEKLATPDVSVADLIGDADPIKAATLKLPYSDERVIHFGLIPRAHRGIFVINELPDLQARIQVSLFNILQEGDIQIRGFKIRLPLDIQFVFTANPEDYTNRGSIVTPLKDRIDSQIITHYPKSLEVGKRITKQEARITDAQKDRVLGHELIHDLVEQIAFEARESEYVDAKSGVSARLTISAYESVISAAERRVLLNGEAKTHVRVTDFLAAVPSVTGKVELVYEGEQEGAGGVAYRLMGKAIRTQFVHYFPDPDKFKKQKDKDPYKKVTEWFSDGHTLDILNDASDAEYKHELNQVPGLSEVVNKFQATPKNEAEHLFWMEFCLHGLAEYSLISRNRLTAGLQFKDLLSSMFSGGGFSLSEEDEDDEDEDRF from the coding sequence ATGCTTTATACAGATATACCACCCGCCCAGCTTTTGAAAATAAAGACCCTGGGGCAGTTGAAAGCCGCCGGCTATGAGCCGCGCAGTGTCAAAGAAGAACTAAGAGCTAACCTCATCAAAAAACTAAGCTCCGGCGAAGACGTTTTTCCTGGCATCTACGGCTATGAAGAAACGGTTATTCCAGATTTACAGCGGGCCATCCTAAGCCGCCACCACATTAACCTGCTGGGATTAAGGGGGCAGGCGAAGACGCGCATAGCTCGGCTCATGGTAGACCTGCTGGATGAGTTCGTGCCTGTGGTGGCCGGCTCAGAGCTCAACGATGACCCCTTACAGCCATTGTCCAGGTACGCCTTGGACCAGATAGCCCATCACGGCGATGAAACGCCTGTGGGTTGGTTGCCCCGCGCAGAGCGTTATACTGAGAAACTAGCTACGCCAGACGTTTCCGTGGCTGACTTGATTGGCGATGCTGACCCCATCAAAGCCGCCACGCTCAAGTTGCCGTACTCAGATGAGCGCGTGATTCACTTCGGGTTGATACCTAGAGCCCACCGCGGCATTTTTGTGATTAATGAGCTGCCCGATTTGCAGGCGCGCATCCAGGTGTCCCTGTTCAATATTCTGCAGGAAGGCGACATTCAAATACGTGGTTTCAAGATTAGACTGCCTCTGGATATTCAATTTGTATTTACGGCCAACCCAGAGGACTACACCAACCGCGGCTCTATTGTGACGCCGCTCAAGGATCGCATTGACTCCCAAATCATCACCCACTACCCTAAGAGCCTGGAAGTGGGCAAGCGCATCACCAAGCAGGAGGCCCGCATCACAGACGCCCAGAAGGACCGTGTGCTGGGCCATGAGCTTATCCATGACCTGGTAGAACAGATTGCCTTTGAGGCCCGCGAGAGCGAGTACGTGGATGCTAAATCTGGGGTGTCAGCGCGTTTGACCATCTCTGCCTATGAAAGCGTGATTAGTGCCGCTGAGCGACGTGTTTTATTGAACGGCGAAGCTAAAACTCATGTACGCGTCACCGACTTTCTGGCCGCGGTGCCATCGGTGACGGGTAAAGTGGAACTGGTGTATGAAGGCGAACAGGAGGGAGCCGGCGGCGTGGCATATAGACTGATGGGCAAAGCCATTCGGACGCAGTTTGTGCACTACTTCCCAGACCCAGACAAGTTCAAAAAGCAGAAAGACAAGGACCCCTACAAGAAAGTCACCGAGTGGTTCTCTGACGGCCATACCCTGGACATCTTAAACGATGCCTCAGACGCAGAGTACAAGCACGAACTAAACCAAGTGCCGGGTCTTTCTGAGGTGGTGAACAAGTTCCAGGCCACGCCTAAAAATGAGGCGGAGCACCTTTTCTGGATGGAGTTCTGCTTGCACGGTCTGGCTGAATACAGTTTGATTTCACGTAACCGCCTCACGGCGGGCTTGCAGTTCAAAGATCTTTTGAGCAGCATGTTCTCCGGAGGCGGCTTTAGCCTAAGCGAAGAAGACGAGGACGATGAAGATGAAGACCGTTTTTAG
- a CDS encoding VWA domain-containing protein, with translation MSFTMSAGYRFTNFVPEETTQKGFEALLNIFLQIITLTAGDVAEAMSWLNKLDQKYRLTDDSYGMGDFFEDLKKQGYIDDQGPDGQFQLQAKGEQKIRKSALEEIFGKLKKGGRGSHSTPKSGIGDEPNADRREFRFGDAPEQIELTESIRNAQIHHGLTDDFFLTENDLEVTEREHKTQTSTVLMIDISHSMILYGEDRITPAKKVAMALAELVKLKYPKDNLDIIVFGNDAWQITVKDLPYLMVGPYHTNTVAGLELAMDLLRRRKTSNKQIFMITDGKPTCLKEGLKYYKNSFGLDRKVVNKTLNLAAQCRRLNIPITTFMIASDPYLQQFVEEFTQVNNGQAYYSSLQGLGDLVFRDYGRNRKKRV, from the coding sequence ATGTCTTTTACCATGTCAGCCGGTTATAGATTCACCAATTTTGTGCCCGAAGAAACCACCCAGAAGGGGTTTGAGGCACTGCTCAATATCTTCTTACAAATCATCACCCTCACTGCTGGTGATGTAGCCGAGGCCATGTCCTGGCTTAACAAGCTGGACCAGAAGTACCGTCTCACCGATGATTCTTACGGCATGGGCGATTTCTTTGAAGACCTCAAAAAGCAGGGCTACATAGATGACCAAGGCCCAGACGGCCAGTTTCAACTGCAGGCCAAAGGGGAGCAAAAAATTAGAAAGAGTGCGCTGGAAGAAATCTTCGGGAAGCTGAAGAAAGGCGGCCGCGGAAGCCATTCCACGCCAAAGTCGGGCATTGGCGATGAGCCCAACGCAGACCGCCGCGAATTCCGTTTCGGGGATGCGCCCGAGCAGATTGAACTCACAGAGTCTATCCGGAATGCCCAGATTCACCACGGCCTCACGGATGACTTCTTCTTGACAGAAAACGACCTAGAAGTAACCGAGCGGGAGCACAAAACACAGACCAGCACCGTGCTCATGATTGACATATCGCACTCCATGATTCTGTACGGCGAGGATCGCATCACACCCGCTAAAAAGGTAGCCATGGCCCTGGCAGAGCTGGTCAAACTCAAATACCCCAAAGACAACCTGGACATCATCGTGTTTGGTAACGACGCCTGGCAGATTACCGTCAAAGACCTGCCATACCTGATGGTGGGCCCGTACCATACCAACACGGTGGCAGGCTTAGAACTGGCCATGGACTTGCTCAGAAGAAGGAAGACCAGCAACAAGCAAATCTTCATGATTACAGATGGCAAACCCACCTGCCTGAAAGAAGGCCTGAAGTACTATAAAAACAGTTTCGGGTTGGACAGGAAAGTGGTGAACAAGACGCTCAATCTGGCCGCTCAGTGCAGAAGGCTCAACATTCCCATCACCACCTTCATGATTGCTTCAGACCCCTACCTGCAACAGTTTGTGGAAGAGTTCACCCAGGTCAACAACGGCCAGGCTTATTACAGCAGTCTGCAAGGCTTAGGAGACCTAGTGTTCAGAGACTACGGCCGTAACCGCAAGAAGCGAGTTTAA
- a CDS encoding DUF427 domain-containing protein, producing MRAIWKNTIIAESEQTVEIEGNHYFPPSALKWEFLQPSTRQSFCPWKGEASYYSVKVGLFENKDAAWTYSNTQEQAAKPIEGYVAFWKGVQVVHSHPSPVHS from the coding sequence ATGCGTGCCATTTGGAAAAACACAATTATTGCAGAGAGCGAACAGACCGTGGAGATAGAAGGCAATCATTATTTTCCGCCGAGTGCCCTTAAGTGGGAATTTCTACAGCCTAGCACCCGCCAGTCCTTTTGCCCCTGGAAAGGCGAAGCCTCTTACTACTCTGTAAAGGTGGGACTGTTTGAAAACAAAGACGCCGCCTGGACCTACTCCAACACCCAAGAACAAGCCGCCAAACCTATTGAAGGATACGTGGCCTTCTGGAAAGGGGTACAAGTGGTCCACAGCCACCCGTCTCCCGTACACAGTTAA
- a CDS encoding acyl-ACP desaturase — MISTLTTTRSEVMKYLENFLEQKLPEFLKSVEDSWQPADFLPDARFDNFFSEIKDLQERAKELSYDLLAVLIGDTITEEALPTYESWIMSIHDINNDEHSAWMKWNRGWTSEENRHGDLLNRYLYLTGRIDMRQMEASTQYLIADGMDIKTDNDPYRSFVYTSFQETATNVSHRRVGALAKKVGETTLSRICNFIAADEGRHALAYKTFVKKIFEVDPSEMMMAFEDMMRKKIVMPAHYLRELGIDQGQTFGHFTDAAQRIGVYTSTDYVEIMETLIREWKISTMTGLNENGERARDYIMQLPNRLRRVAERLRVPELQYKFKWIEV; from the coding sequence ATGATCTCAACGCTCACGACCACCCGTTCTGAGGTAATGAAATACCTGGAGAATTTCCTGGAGCAGAAGCTTCCGGAGTTCCTGAAATCAGTGGAAGACAGCTGGCAACCCGCAGACTTTCTGCCAGACGCCCGTTTTGACAACTTCTTCTCTGAAATAAAAGACCTGCAAGAGCGGGCCAAAGAACTGTCTTATGACCTGCTGGCCGTGCTTATTGGTGACACCATCACCGAAGAGGCCCTGCCTACCTATGAAAGCTGGATCATGAGCATTCATGACATCAACAATGACGAGCACAGCGCTTGGATGAAGTGGAACCGCGGCTGGACCTCTGAGGAGAACCGCCACGGCGACTTGCTCAACCGCTACCTCTACCTGACCGGCCGCATTGACATGCGCCAGATGGAGGCGTCAACGCAGTACCTGATTGCTGACGGCATGGACATTAAAACAGACAATGACCCGTACCGCAGTTTTGTGTATACCTCTTTCCAAGAGACAGCTACCAACGTGTCTCACCGCCGCGTAGGTGCCCTGGCCAAGAAAGTAGGCGAAACCACCTTATCCCGTATCTGTAACTTTATTGCCGCAGATGAAGGACGCCACGCGTTGGCCTACAAAACCTTTGTGAAGAAAATCTTTGAAGTGGACCCGTCTGAGATGATGATGGCCTTTGAAGACATGATGCGCAAGAAGATTGTCATGCCGGCTCACTACCTGCGCGAACTAGGAATTGATCAAGGCCAGACTTTCGGGCACTTTACAGACGCCGCCCAGCGTATTGGCGTGTACACGTCTACAGATTACGTAGAAATCATGGAAACCTTAATCCGTGAGTGGAAAATCTCTACCATGACGGGTCTCAATGAAAACGGCGAACGCGCCCGTGACTACATCATGCAACTGCCTAACCGCCTGCGCCGCGTGGCTGAGCGGTTACGCGTACCAGAACTGCAATACAAATTCAAGTGGATTGAAGTATAA
- a CDS encoding class I SAM-dependent methyltransferase, protein MYLLKALLPAQTRLRLRSYSWWARGWFYQGKEVFCPLCQGHFQKFLPFGVERRPQALCPKCHTLERHRLLWLYLQEQVQVETQKLSILHMAPEPVLQEKLKRLPNLQYRSADLSSPLAMDQVDIQRLPYADASFDLILCSHVLAHVPDEKLALQELRRVLKPQGQLLLQARIFQDLPQTLEEADVATPQLRLKAHGQADRFRKYGLDFADRVSAQGFTVNPIEYALTRTSQEQQHLGLGQQEIIFVATPSAHVPA, encoded by the coding sequence ATGTACCTTTTGAAAGCCCTTTTGCCTGCCCAAACCCGCCTGCGCCTGCGTAGCTATTCCTGGTGGGCCAGAGGGTGGTTTTACCAAGGCAAGGAAGTCTTCTGCCCATTGTGCCAAGGGCATTTCCAGAAGTTTCTGCCCTTTGGCGTGGAGCGCAGACCGCAGGCGCTCTGCCCTAAATGCCATACTTTGGAGCGGCACCGTCTGCTGTGGCTGTACCTGCAGGAGCAAGTTCAGGTAGAAACCCAGAAGCTTTCCATCTTGCACATGGCACCCGAGCCGGTGTTACAAGAGAAACTCAAACGCCTGCCCAACCTCCAGTACCGAAGCGCCGATTTATCTTCTCCCCTGGCCATGGACCAAGTAGACATTCAACGACTGCCGTACGCAGACGCGTCCTTTGACTTGATCTTGTGTTCCCATGTGCTGGCCCACGTTCCAGATGAGAAGCTAGCCTTGCAGGAATTGCGCCGCGTCTTGAAGCCCCAAGGACAGTTGCTACTCCAAGCTAGAATCTTCCAAGACCTGCCGCAGACATTGGAAGAAGCCGACGTAGCCACGCCGCAGCTGCGCCTTAAAGCACACGGACAGGCAGACAGGTTTAGAAAGTATGGCTTGGACTTTGCCGACCGCGTGAGCGCGCAAGGCTTTACCGTCAACCCAATAGAATACGCCCTCACCAGAACCAGCCAAGAACAGCAACACCTAGGCCTGGGTCAGCAGGAAATCATCTTTGTGGCTACTCCTTCTGCCCATGTCCCTGCTTAA
- a CDS encoding N,N-dimethylformamidase beta subunit family domain-containing protein: MSLLKRLLHAAPGLQKLALRWSGPLRHYWWRMRLTKPTAPDPVTPDMVPQPLEGYAHQLFYTPGQTIQFHLKALQPGNRLLLQCRTAAETWELVTEYSFGEIVQPETLEEAQQGCHWIVVWEYALPHDQPQGYYRALLVNEALNLSSDIHFIVGSAQPTSQVAVLAPVTTWLAYNAYGGQSLYRNAVAPANVSLVSALRPNTALTYSRSNSHQHDLRIESHIFYWFAEHYQADLLPDYWLEAHPEKLASYQVLVLAYHAEYFSEAMYLTLQKLVWQKGKSLLSLGGNQVYWQVRWHQNFTQVECPKNGSFFQNSPKRGGLWRHTSTPESKLLGGNFTEAGMGTYAPYQVIEASHWLFENCEVKNGDVFGQAGIDGLPICGDETDKTTWSSPENTVVLARGLNKTIATSDVEVYKQEDNAWDGTGGGEITITELSKQHAVLATGSIQSGSGLGVDKVFTQMIGNFMRRYVHSAIDDTTSGTSAKARVSE, encoded by the coding sequence ATGTCCCTGCTTAAACGCCTGTTACACGCAGCACCCGGCTTGCAAAAGCTGGCTTTACGCTGGTCGGGTCCATTACGGCATTACTGGTGGCGAATGCGCCTCACCAAGCCAACGGCTCCAGACCCCGTCACGCCAGACATGGTTCCGCAACCCTTGGAAGGCTATGCCCACCAGCTCTTTTACACCCCGGGACAAACCATCCAATTCCATCTAAAAGCCCTACAACCCGGCAACCGGTTGTTGTTGCAATGCAGAACCGCGGCAGAAACCTGGGAGCTTGTCACAGAGTATTCGTTTGGGGAAATAGTACAGCCTGAAACGCTAGAGGAGGCGCAGCAGGGATGCCATTGGATTGTGGTTTGGGAATACGCGTTGCCGCATGACCAACCCCAAGGCTATTATCGTGCTTTATTGGTAAATGAAGCCTTGAACCTGTCTTCTGATATCCATTTTATAGTAGGAAGCGCTCAACCCACCAGCCAAGTGGCGGTGTTGGCGCCGGTCACCACCTGGCTCGCCTACAACGCCTACGGTGGACAGTCCCTCTACCGGAATGCCGTTGCCCCAGCAAATGTGTCGTTGGTTTCAGCGCTTCGGCCTAACACCGCCCTGACCTATAGCAGAAGCAACAGCCACCAGCACGACCTACGCATAGAGTCCCATATCTTCTATTGGTTTGCTGAGCACTACCAAGCAGACCTCCTCCCCGATTATTGGCTAGAAGCGCATCCAGAAAAACTGGCTTCCTACCAAGTGCTGGTGCTGGCTTACCACGCCGAGTATTTCTCTGAGGCCATGTACCTAACCTTGCAGAAACTTGTCTGGCAAAAAGGCAAATCCCTACTCTCTTTAGGCGGAAATCAAGTCTACTGGCAAGTGCGCTGGCATCAGAACTTCACGCAGGTGGAGTGTCCTAAAAATGGCTCTTTTTTCCAAAACAGCCCAAAACGAGGCGGCCTCTGGCGCCATACCTCCACCCCGGAAAGTAAATTATTGGGTGGAAACTTCACCGAGGCCGGAATGGGCACCTACGCTCCCTATCAAGTTATAGAAGCAAGTCATTGGCTATTTGAAAACTGCGAGGTGAAAAACGGCGATGTATTTGGCCAGGCAGGAATAGACGGCTTACCCATTTGCGGGGATGAAACCGATAAAACTACCTGGAGCAGCCCTGAAAATACAGTGGTCTTGGCCCGTGGCCTTAACAAAACTATAGCTACCTCTGATGTAGAAGTTTATAAACAAGAGGATAATGCTTGGGATGGCACCGGCGGTGGCGAGATAACTATTACTGAGTTGTCAAAGCAACATGCGGTACTAGCTACTGGTTCTATTCAAAGCGGCAGCGGTTTGGGTGTAGACAAGGTATTCACGCAAATGATAGGCAATTTTATGCGGCGATACGTCCATAGCGCAATAGATGATACCACTTCCGGAACATCTGCAAAGGCACGCGTTTCTGAGTAA
- a CDS encoding glycosyltransferase: protein MTQPLVSIICLCYNHERFLREALDSVLAQTYPRVEVIVVDDLSLDNSVAIIQEYVAAHPHIQFIQHAQNQGNCRSFNEAFALSKGEFIIDFATDDVLHPERLAKQVAAFETLPEKVGVVYTDAELIDEQSKPLGLFYRRNTKGEIFPKPAQGDVFADVLGRYFICPPTMMVRRQVLQGLGGYDTTLAYEDFDFWVRSARNWHYHFLDEVLCQRREHASSLSNQIYKPGDRQLQSTIQIIQKAQILVQNEREKEALVKRIQYEARHAYFTGNYPEALTLLQMLEDEGGMRPAYRLLKWLTQKRVPLQMFRKWYHLLRYGRIAA from the coding sequence ATGACACAGCCGCTGGTCTCTATTATTTGCCTTTGCTACAATCATGAGCGCTTTTTGCGCGAGGCCCTGGACTCTGTCCTGGCGCAGACCTACCCGCGCGTGGAGGTGATTGTAGTGGATGATCTGAGCCTGGATAATAGCGTGGCCATCATCCAGGAATATGTGGCTGCGCACCCGCATATTCAGTTCATACAACATGCTCAGAACCAAGGCAACTGCCGTTCCTTTAATGAAGCCTTTGCCCTGAGCAAAGGTGAGTTTATCATAGACTTCGCCACGGATGATGTCCTTCACCCAGAACGCCTGGCCAAACAAGTAGCAGCTTTTGAAACATTGCCTGAAAAGGTGGGTGTGGTCTATACCGATGCGGAATTGATAGACGAGCAGTCCAAGCCCTTAGGCCTTTTTTACCGAAGAAATACCAAAGGCGAAATATTCCCAAAACCAGCCCAAGGAGACGTTTTTGCAGATGTGCTGGGCCGTTACTTTATCTGTCCGCCCACCATGATGGTGCGCCGGCAGGTCTTGCAAGGACTGGGAGGATATGATACAACGCTGGCCTATGAGGACTTCGATTTTTGGGTACGCTCTGCCCGTAACTGGCACTACCATTTCCTAGACGAAGTGCTCTGCCAACGCAGGGAGCATGCCAGTTCTCTGTCCAACCAAATCTACAAACCCGGCGACCGCCAACTCCAGTCTACCATTCAGATTATCCAGAAGGCCCAAATATTGGTGCAAAATGAGCGGGAGAAAGAAGCTTTGGTAAAGCGTATTCAATACGAGGCACGACATGCCTATTTCACAGGAAATTATCCAGAAGCGCTAACGCTGTTGCAAATGTTGGAGGATGAAGGAGGCATGAGGCCTGCGTATAGATTACTAAAGTGGCTTACTCAGAAACGCGTGCCTTTGCAGATGTTCCGGAAGTGGTATCATCTATTGCGCTATGGACGTATCGCCGCATAA